A region of the Rhizobium binae genome:
GTCGGCGCCGGCCGTCAGGTGACGCTGCGCGAAGCGGTCGAAAGCATCGTCGTACTGTCGGCCAACGACTCCGCCGTGGCGATCGCCGAACAGCTCGGCGGCTCCGAACAGACCTTCGCCAAAGCGATGACCGACAAGGCGCGCCAGCTCGGCATGACGAACACGGTCTTCAAAAATCCCTCGGGCCTTCCCGATCCGGGGCAGGTCACCACGGCGCGAGATATGGCGACCCTCGGCGTCTCGTTGATGCGGGACTTCCCCGAGGAGTTCAAACTCTTTTCCATGCGCGGCTTCCAGTTCCGCGGGATGAAGCTGCGCGGCCACAACAACCTGATGTATCGCTATGACGGCGTCGACGGCATCAAGACCGGCTATACCGAGGCATCCGGCTATAATGTCGTGACGTCGGCGCTGAAGGGTGGCCGCCGCGTGGTTGGCGTCGTCATGGGCGAAAAGACTGCGAGCATGCGCGACGACAAGATGGCCGGACTGCTGGACAGCACGCTGTCGCCGACGACCGCTACGGCGTACGCCACACCTGGAAGCCAGCCCGGAGCGACGATGACGGATACGCAGCCGACGAAATAGGCCGCTATTTACCTGAACGCCACTTCCAGGTGCTGCCGGTCTTGCGCCATCACCCTGCACTTCGTTTCGAAGCCTTCTCCTTTAATGGCAAGGATGAATTCCGAGGGAATCCCCGTCGTATTGGAGACCGAAATGCCGGCGCTCTCAGCTCCGATGGATCTGACGGTGCAGTCGATGGTCGAACGCCGATCATTGAAGAGGATGAAACCCGCCTTCAGCACCCGCCGCCGAGCGCCGATCGCGTGATCGGCATGAATGGAACTCCATGACACGCAGCGATTCCGACCGCCGTGCTTGGCCTGATACATGGCGGCATCCGCCTGTGCTAAAAGGGTCTCGATGTCCTTGCTGACGATCGAGAGCGCCGAGCTTCCAAGGCTCGCCGTGACGTGCAGAACACCATGATCGCCGTGGACGGCCTGGAGGGCGATGGCGGCCCGGAGTTTTTCGGCCACCGCGAGGGCGCCTTGACGATCGACATGCGGCAGCACGACGGCGAATTCCTCGCCGCCGATCCGGCCGAAGAGATCACCGGCGCGAAGGGTTGCCTTGCAGACCGACGCCACCGCCTTGAGAACCGCGTCTCCCGCAGCATGTCCATGCCGGTCGTTTACCTGCTTGAAATGGTCGATATCGAAAACGATACAGGACAGGTCGTGCTGGTGCCGCAACGCGACCGAAATCAGCTGGTCGGCCTCTTGTTTGAAGGCGCGCCGGGTCATCGCCTCGGTCAGGCTGTCGGTGGCGGCCGACTGCATGAGATCGATGCGGTCCATCGCCACCCCTGCCAGTTCCTCGAGAATGCCAATATCTTTGCTGCCGAACGATCGTGGCCGGCGGTCGATCGCGCATACCGTCCCGATCATATGCCCGGCCTTGGTTCTGAGCGGCACGCCGGCATAAAAGCGGATATGATCCTCACCCGTCACCGAAGGATGCCGCGTAAATCGTGCATCTTTGGTGGCATCCTGCACGATGACGGGCTCGTCACAGTCGACCACGCAGCGGCAGAAGGTATCTTCCAGCGACACTTCGTCGGCCGAGAGGCCGGAACAGGCCTTGTACCACTGCCGGTGCCCGTCGATCAGGGATATGATGCCGATGTCGACGGAAAAGATCTGCTTGATCAGGCGGACGATCCGCTCGAATCCTTCGTCTCTCGGCGTATCGAGGAGATCGAGCTGCTGCAGCGCAGCCAAACGGTCGTTTTCGCGCTGGATCACCTCCTGCGACGACTTTCCGAACACTCGAGCGACCACCATGCAGCGTGCCTCCTGACAGCGTTAACATGATGGGTCCCACCAATTCATGAAAAATTTGAATACGATGGCCGCCCCGAAGCTGAATTTTTTCGGAATCAGCAACTCTTGATGTCGAGGGAGCGATCGCCTAACGCCATCTCAGATTGAGCGTAGCGTCCAGCTGACGATCTCGGAAACGACTGTGGAAAAGGCGCGGTCAAGAGCCTTGACGAAGCCGGCATTGTCCCCGCCGGCCGGCGCCGTGGCGCGGAACACCTTCTGGGCGCGCACCGAACCGTTGCGGTCGTTGAGAATCTTGACCGAGATTTCGACCACCGCCTGGTTGCCGCTCGACGCATCGATCTCGAAGGAGCGGATGTCGGTGACGACCTGGTAGTCGATCGCCAGCCCCTGCCCCGGCAAGCCGACGCCGCCGAGCTTGCCCGAGTTTTCGAAGGCCTCGACCAGTTTCGACTGCACCATGCGCGGAAGCTTGTCGCCCCACTGCGCCCGCGAAAGATATTGAATTTCCGAGGGTGAGACGCGGATGACGATCTGTTCGCTATCGAGCGCCCTCAGCGCCGTCGGGCCGGCAACCAGGATCTGGCGGGATTTGGCCGCGGGTCCGTCGCCGTCGACGGCGCCCGACAGGTCAAACGTGTCGTTCTTGGCCGCAGTGCCGCACCCGGAAAGGATCAGCGCCGTCAGCGGCAGCGCGATCACCGTTCCCCTGATCCATGAACGGCGCGACAACAGATGCGATGCGACCATATTAGGCT
Encoded here:
- a CDS encoding D-alanyl-D-alanine carboxypeptidase family protein; this translates as MTKMTSRLCATALSSALLMGAFAQAEAGQASFVVDAESGQVLEASNQDDLNYPASLTKMMTLYLAFEALHQGRLTWQQKLNMSENAESKEPFKLAVGAGRQVTLREAVESIVVLSANDSAVAIAEQLGGSEQTFAKAMTDKARQLGMTNTVFKNPSGLPDPGQVTTARDMATLGVSLMRDFPEEFKLFSMRGFQFRGMKLRGHNNLMYRYDGVDGIKTGYTEASGYNVVTSALKGGRRVVGVVMGEKTASMRDDKMAGLLDSTLSPTTATAYATPGSQPGATMTDTQPTK
- a CDS encoding sensor domain-containing diguanylate cyclase, with the protein product MVVARVFGKSSQEVIQRENDRLAALQQLDLLDTPRDEGFERIVRLIKQIFSVDIGIISLIDGHRQWYKACSGLSADEVSLEDTFCRCVVDCDEPVIVQDATKDARFTRHPSVTGEDHIRFYAGVPLRTKAGHMIGTVCAIDRRPRSFGSKDIGILEELAGVAMDRIDLMQSAATDSLTEAMTRRAFKQEADQLISVALRHQHDLSCIVFDIDHFKQVNDRHGHAAGDAVLKAVASVCKATLRAGDLFGRIGGEEFAVVLPHVDRQGALAVAEKLRAAIALQAVHGDHGVLHVTASLGSSALSIVSKDIETLLAQADAAMYQAKHGGRNRCVSWSSIHADHAIGARRRVLKAGFILFNDRRSTIDCTVRSIGAESAGISVSNTTGIPSEFILAIKGEGFETKCRVMAQDRQHLEVAFR
- a CDS encoding ABC-type transport auxiliary lipoprotein family protein, yielding MVASHLLSRRSWIRGTVIALPLTALILSGCGTAAKNDTFDLSGAVDGDGPAAKSRQILVAGPTALRALDSEQIVIRVSPSEIQYLSRAQWGDKLPRMVQSKLVEAFENSGKLGGVGLPGQGLAIDYQVVTDIRSFEIDASSGNQAVVEISVKILNDRNGSVRAQKVFRATAPAGGDNAGFVKALDRAFSTVVSEIVSWTLRSI